The nucleotide window AGCAGACGAAAAAGCTCGCAGCCGAAAAGGGCGTCAAGCTAGAGATAGAAAAGGCCGCGTACGTGCTCGTCTTTGCCGATGTCATAAGGCTCGGGCAGGTCATATATAACCTGATAGACAACGCGATAAAATATACCGATAAGGGCGGCGTTGTTTCCATAAGCCTTACAGAGGAAGCAGGCTCGGCGGTACTCAGGGTAAAGGACACGGGCATGGGCATATCGAAGGAGCACCTGCCATATATATTCGACCGTTTCTACAGGGTCGATAAGGCAAGGACCGGAGGAGCAGGGGGCGTGGGGCTTGGCCTTAGTATATGTAAGGAAATGGTAGAGTCCTTTGACGGAACCATAGGCGCGGAAAGCGAAGAAGGCAAAGGCACGACCTTTACGGTCAGGATACCGCTTGCCGTTGCCATAGAGCGTTAGGCTGTTATAATATTACTGTAAACGGGGAGGTGCGGTTATGAGGGTAGGAATCCTTACCGGAGGCGGCGATTGTCCGGGGCTAAACGCCGTTATCAGGGCGGTTGTAAAGCGCGGAACGCAGCTTGGGCATACGTTTGTCGGAATAAAGGACGGATGGAGAGGGCTTATAAGCGCCAATTACGTTGACCTCGATACCGCGGCGGTTGCGGGGCTGCTTGCGCGCGGAGGCACTATACTCGGCACGTCGAGGACGAACCCGTTTAAAAAGGACGGCGACGTCGAGAAGGTGCTTGCAAACCTGAAGAAGGACAAGATAGATGCCCTTGTGTGCATAGGCGGCGACGATACGCTTGGCGTTGCTTCAAAGCTCTTTGATATGGGCATAAAGACAGTAGGAGTTCCAAAGACAATCGATAACGACCTCTCGTGCACGGACTTTACTTTTGGCTTCGATACCGCCATAAGCATCGTGTGCGAGGCAATGGATAGGCTAAGGACTACTACCGAGGCCCATCATCGCGTCATGGTGGTCGAGGTCATGGGGCGCCATGCCGGATGGATAGCGGTGTACGGAGGGCTTGCCGGAGGTGCCGACCTGATACTTATCCCCGAGGAGCCCTTTGGCATGGACGAGGTCTGCAGGGTCGTGCAGGGAAGAAAGCAGGGCGGCTTTAACTACAGTATTATTATGGTTGCCGAGGGCGCGATGCCGAAACAGACCGAAGGGTTCGTCACAAAAGACTCGACAGTCGACGCCTTCGGGCACGTGAAGCTTGGCGGCATAGGCGAGATGCTCGCAAAGGAAATAGAGAAGCGGACCTCTCTTGAGACCCGCCACGTGGTGCTAGGGCACCTTCAAAGGGGCGGAAGCCCGACCGCTCACGACAGGATACTCGCAACGCGCTACGGCGTAAAGGCCATAGAGCTCGTGCACGAGGGAAAGTTTGGCCGTATGGCCGCGCTAAACGGCAACAAGGTGGTGGACGCATCCCTTAAGGACTCAACCGGCAAGACAAAGACCGTTGACAAAGAGACATATGAAGTAGCCAAGGTGTTCTTTGGCTGATATGCAAAGGAGGCCCTTTGTCTCACGACGCCGAAGATATAAAAGAGGTCTTGAGCTCCAGGGAAGAGGCCTTTGAGAGAAAGCGAAAAAAGGCAGGGCTCGTTCTCGGGCCTCTTGTTTTTCTTATCCTGTATTTTACTCCATTCCCCGCGCTTAACGATTCCGGCCATAAGCTCCTGGCAATACTTGGCTTCGTAGTGATTTTCTGGATAACCGAGGCCGTGCCCATACCGGTTACTGCGCTCCTTGGTGTTGCGCTCTCGGCAGTGCTTGGCGCGGCGACGGTGAAGGATGCCCTTGCCGGGTTCTCGGACCATATAATATTTCTTTTTATCGGCAGCTTTATTATTGCCGAGGCCATAAGCATGCACGGCCTGGATAAGCGTTTTTCGCTGGCAATACTTTCCATACGGTTTTTCGGGCAAACGCCGCGAGGCATACTGCTTGCCTTTGGCATCATAACAGCGGTAGTTTCCATGTGGATAAGCAATACCGCAGCAGCCGCAATGATGCTCCCTGTAGGCATCGGGATACTTTCCGTTATCAAGGCCGCATCCGGCAGTGAGGCGGATGCGGCCTTTAACCGCTATGCTGCAGTGCTGATGCTGATGATAGCCTACGGCGCATCGGTTGGAGGAATCGCAACGCCGGTTGGCACGCCGCCAAATCTTATAGGCATTGCAATGATAGAGAAGCTTACGGGAGTGAGGATAAACTTCTACGAATGGATGCGTTTTGCCCTGCCGCCTACCGTTGTAATGTTTGGCGTGCTGTACTTGATACTGTCATCCTTTGGCGCATCTTCGATGAAGCTTTCCGGGGTGCGCGAGTACGTTAGCGCCGAGAGGGGAAAGCTTGGCAATTGGTCGGTTGCGGAGCGAAACACCGCGCTCTGCTTTGGCGTTGCGGTACTCTTGTGGGTGCTCCCGAGCCTTGCTATGGGGATACTCGGCAAGGCGCATCCGGTTAGCATCATGCTCGATGCAAGGCTGAAGGAAGGCGTTAGTGCGATAATCGCCGCCGCGCTTCTTTTCGTGCTGCCTGTGTCCTTTAAAGAGCTGAAGTTTACCATGACTTGGCAGAGGGCTGCAAAGATAGACTGGGGTACCATCATCCTTTTTGGCTCCGGCATAAGCCTTGGAACGATGATGTTCTCAAGCGGCCTTGCCGAGGCATTCGGAAAATGGCTCGCCTCCTTTACTTTTGCAGGCGGGCTCTGGGGACTGACGGCAGCGGCAACGCTCATGGGAATAATACTTAGCGAAACAACGTCGAACACAGCTTCCGCCAACATGACAATCCCAATCGTCATAGCAATGGCCCTTGCCATGGGCGTTCATCCGCTTCCCCCTGCCCTTGGCGCGTGTCTGGGCTCAAGCTTCGGCTTCATGCTCCCGGTATCGACGCCGCCAAACGCCATAGTATACGGTTCCGGCATGGTGCCGATATTCACGATGGTAAAGCGCGGCATACTTTTCGATATCGCCGGGTTTGTTATCATCGTGCTTGGCTTAAGGATAATATGCCCGTTACTCGGATGGGCGTAAAATGGGTTCAGGAAAGGTAAAGACATGAGGGTTTTGTGTGCTCTGTTATTTTTTTCCGTGCTTCTGTGTGCTGTGTCTTGCGCGAAAGAGGACGATAGCGCTGCCATAAAGCGCATAGTGAGAGAGGCAGCTGCCGCAGTCTCAAAGAATGACGTAAAGGGCGTTACCAGGCACGTATCAAAGGATTACAGAGACGAGCGAGGCAACGACTATAACGCGCTAAAGGGCTTTCTCCTTGCGAAAATGCTTCGCGGCGATAGTATGAAGGTCTCTATCATTTCCGAAACCGTCGAGGTCAAGGGCGATAAGGCCGTATACTCGGCAACGGTAATCTTCACCGGCACGGGCGGTGGCCCGGTGCTCGGAGGCGTAGATAAGACGAGCCTTAGCGTTGTATTTGATAAAAAGGACGGCGAGTGGAAGGCCCTCACAGCTGCCTGGCAGTAGTGCTGCTGTTATGGTAGAATACTTAAGCTGTGCGGTGTTATTATCGAAAAGAGGCAAAGGAGGGTTTTGTTGTGAACAGGGCACTTAGGCTTACGGCGCTTATGGCGGCAGCGGTTCTTCTGGTTTACGGCTGCGGCGGCGCGCCCAAGGCAAGCAAGGAAACAGAGGAACTCCTGACCGCGATGGTTGGTGAGTACGGCGGCGAGGGTAATCTTTTGATGTTCAACGCCTATACCATAAAGCTCGGTATACTGGCTGTTGTCAAGCAGGATACCGGTGTCGAGGGCCGTTTTGTTCTTCAGCCAAAGGACGGCAAGCCGGGTAAGCTTAGAAACGAGCTTTTGTATGCCAAGTCGCCTGCCGAGTTAAGGGTGTTCGACGGCGAGAAGGGCTACGGCATAAATAACGGCAAACCCGGGCCTATAAAGGAAGGGCCGCAAGTCGAGGCCATGCGGCTTCAGTTGATGCGTCTTTATACGCCGCTTACGCTTCTGGGGTTGAAGGATAAGATGGCGATATCGAGCGACGGTAAGTATAAGATACTTACGCTAAAGGAAGGCGCAGTGACGGCAAATTATTACGTCAATCCCGAGACAAAGCGCATTGAGCTTTTTAAGGGTAGTTTCGACGCCGGCGGCGCGCCCATGGAGTTTGGTGTCGAGTATTCGGATTTCAAGAAGACGCCGGAGGGGTTTCTCTGGCCCATGCGCGAGAGAAAGTTCGCAGGCGGCGTGAACACGGCCATTACCGAGGTAAGGGAAATATATTATGCGGTACAGTTTGGTCCCGAGATATTTAGGACCGAACCGCTAAAGGATACGCCAAAGCGCACCAAGCAGGGCAATATTGCGGTGAGGGATGTAAAGCCTATATTGCCGCCAAAGACCGAGGCCGGGAAAAAGGCAAAGAAGCCGGCTGCGGCAAAAACAAAAAAGGCGGCAGATAAGGCAGCGCCTGCGCCCGCCCCTGCGCCTGTGGCAGCGCCCGCCCCTGCGCCTGTGGCAGCGCCCGCCCCTGCGCCTGTGGCAGCGCCTTCGGAAGAAAAGAAATAAAATTTGACGGCAAGAAAAGGCGCGTTGCCTGTGATACGGCAGCGCGCCTTTTTTTATGCGTCGAAAGTGTCGATAGGGGTGCTTGCGGCCGCTTTGGCCTTAGAACATGGCGAGAAGTTCTTCTATCCTGCTTACGTGTCCGCGTTCTTCCTCGGCAAGCTCCTTGTACATGGCCTTGCCGCCTTTTGTCTTGGCCGCGGCTGCCATTTTTTCGAAATACTCGGCAGCGTGTATCTCCGTATCAAGAGCTATAAGGAGCGCCTTCTTTGGTTCGTCTACCGCTGCAACGAGCTTTTCCAAGTCTATGCGTCTCGTAAAAAGGTCGGGGACGCCGAGCTTCTTCACGTATTCTTCTATCTCGAGTTCTTCTTCTGTTATCTCGTCTCCGAGCCCTGCTTCGGGGAAGTAGACGCTCTCGAGAGTTTTTAGATGTTTTTGCTCGTCGTGCGCAAGGTCTCTTAACGCCTCTTTTACGCGCGCATCGCTAATCTTGCTGATGAGAAGCGAGTAGAACTTGTAGCCGTTCTTTTCTATGAGCGCGGCCCTTTCGACCGCTTCTTTTTCTTCCAGGTTCTCGAACATCCGGTGTCCTCCCGATATCAATGCGTTTTGTTTCTATATTGTACATCGTAAGATAAAAAA belongs to Deltaproteobacteria bacterium and includes:
- a CDS encoding ferritin family protein codes for the protein MFENLEEKEAVERAALIEKNGYKFYSLLISKISDARVKEALRDLAHDEQKHLKTLESVYFPEAGLGDEITEEELEIEEYVKKLGVPDLFTRRIDLEKLVAAVDEPKKALLIALDTEIHAAEYFEKMAAAAKTKGGKAMYKELAEEERGHVSRIEELLAMF
- a CDS encoding DASS family sodium-coupled anion symporter; the protein is MSHDAEDIKEVLSSREEAFERKRKKAGLVLGPLVFLILYFTPFPALNDSGHKLLAILGFVVIFWITEAVPIPVTALLGVALSAVLGAATVKDALAGFSDHIIFLFIGSFIIAEAISMHGLDKRFSLAILSIRFFGQTPRGILLAFGIITAVVSMWISNTAAAAMMLPVGIGILSVIKAASGSEADAAFNRYAAVLMLMIAYGASVGGIATPVGTPPNLIGIAMIEKLTGVRINFYEWMRFALPPTVVMFGVLYLILSSFGASSMKLSGVREYVSAERGKLGNWSVAERNTALCFGVAVLLWVLPSLAMGILGKAHPVSIMLDARLKEGVSAIIAAALLFVLPVSFKELKFTMTWQRAAKIDWGTIILFGSGISLGTMMFSSGLAEAFGKWLASFTFAGGLWGLTAAATLMGIILSETTSNTASANMTIPIVIAMALAMGVHPLPPALGACLGSSFGFMLPVSTPPNAIVYGSGMVPIFTMVKRGILFDIAGFVIIVLGLRIICPLLGWA
- a CDS encoding 6-phosphofructokinase; translation: MRVGILTGGGDCPGLNAVIRAVVKRGTQLGHTFVGIKDGWRGLISANYVDLDTAAVAGLLARGGTILGTSRTNPFKKDGDVEKVLANLKKDKIDALVCIGGDDTLGVASKLFDMGIKTVGVPKTIDNDLSCTDFTFGFDTAISIVCEAMDRLRTTTEAHHRVMVVEVMGRHAGWIAVYGGLAGGADLILIPEEPFGMDEVCRVVQGRKQGGFNYSIIMVAEGAMPKQTEGFVTKDSTVDAFGHVKLGGIGEMLAKEIEKRTSLETRHVVLGHLQRGGSPTAHDRILATRYGVKAIELVHEGKFGRMAALNGNKVVDASLKDSTGKTKTVDKETYEVAKVFFG